The nucleotide sequence TCATAGCTAACTACACAAGCTAGGAGCCTAGGAGCATCTTACTTCAGTCAGTGCTGACAAATAAGGATTCCAGGAGGCTGAATGTTGATGCTACTATTTCCAGAGAATAGTGTTCATGATGCTCAGGTCTTGAATGAGCATTTGTTAGCAGAGAACGCAATGCTTTCGTATGTTTATAATACAGATGCAGATTGTACCTAGTGCTGCACACCAAGCATATGTAACTTGGCCCACTGAATGTTTCTCAGCTTATTCCAGAAAATTTGCAAGATCCTAGGATTTGTTATAAGAAATTTTGCACACCAAGCATATGTTATAAGTTGATGTGTGTTTACCAAGATGATGTGTTTTACAAATACAACAAAAACGAACGCCCCTACTTCACATCACCTCATCAGTAgagctagaaaaaaaaaagagaacaaaTTGCAGACAAAACCTGCAATGGGGACTTAATTTCTGCGTATAATTGTGTATTCTTGATGATACCAGTGAAGAAAACTACTCTCTCCGTCAAGTTACAGGCTTATGGCTCTCAACACAGAATCCAACCTCAATAGTAATGAGAAACAAAAGTCCTCAAACAACATAATCCCCAAAACTCTCAGTTAAGGTACAAAACTGGACACCATTGGCCACAGAAATCCTCTCTTGGAGTATCAGGTGGTGGTACGCTGGCCTTCAGAAACATGTCCTCAATGTCAACTGTGGTGGGTTTGTGGGACCCTGATAAGACTTGGTAGTTCTCTGTGTTTGCTGCAACTGAATCATCAATAGGGCCAGGTGAAGGCTCTTGAGGTTCCAGTTCTATCATCACTGAAGCACAGTAACTGGATTCTTCCCTGTTCTCATTATCTATCTATGGGGACGATGTCATACCAAAACCTGGAGGTTCCCCTGGCATGATGGAATTTTCCCAAACAGTTGCACTTGATGAAAATGTAATTGTCACTGCGTAAAGGGCAAGCAATTCATCATCCCTATCAGAACCTGAAACTGGCAAATGTAACTAACCCCCACGCATCGTTAAATGGCTCTGAGTCAAATCTAAAAATGCCCGACCAGATGAGTGTAGGTAGTCTGGAATGCACGCCAAGTACCTTATGAGAATTTGCAATGCCTTTTAGAATCCATCACACGATAGCTTTTCTTGTGTATAGCCAATTCCCTCAATTGTAGGTCCTGTTGGATTTTCTTGCTCCGAGGGGAGCAGAGCTGACGTCCTGTATGAATATACTTAGAATGGAACCAGATAGTCTGCTCTGGACGCTGAAATTAATTAGGCATTGCGAGGGCCCACGATTGCTTCACAGTCAGAGGTACAACCCTTTCAAGATGAATGCAATAAGATGCCAGATCAGGCATGCTCTTAAGATCTTAAGATCAACGGTGCATGTTCGTGCATGATTGTGGATGTAGGATGATGACGCTGTGTGGTGTTTTTCTCTGTCTTGGTGCTTCTGCACCAAGTCTTGCTTGTGTATACAGTGACTACTAGAAACCCCGGAGGACTTATTTGGATGCGCTTGCACTCAAATTAATCTACGTATGTTCAAGTGGGTTGGAGTAAAAATTAGCTTTTTTTTACTTTATTTAATCCACACGGATACACGTGGACTGAGGTAAAAAAAAGGTCAGATACGCACTCTGTGTCTCCCCGTTCTGTCCTGTGCAGTTTTGACCACAGTCCACAGCAAGAGAACTCCGACTTCGTCACTTCAATTCAGacaccgtctctctctctctctctctcacacacacacacacacacacacacacacatggcgTTGATGAGCCTTGGCGCCGCCGTGTACTCCTTCTTCTCCACGCCCACCGCGCGGCCGCGTCCCCGAAGATGTATCCTGCCGTTTCGCGCCGCCGCCTCCCCTGCGGCGCTGGACCGCCGGCGACGGCCGCAGAACGTGGCCGGCGATTTCTTCGTCGGTGAGCAGAGCGAGATAcagcttctctttcttttcctccaACAACAAGAGCTTTGCCTGACTGCCGCGCGGTGTTTGCCTTTTCACGGTTTCATCCCCTCGGCGGCGCCGCGCAGACCACCGTTGCATCGACTGCCAGACCTGCCGATGGATGGCGCCGGTAAGCAGCTTCCTCCCATCCCATCCTTGTATCACATCCTTCAGCTTCAGTCGCTTGGCTATGGCTAACACTACCATCGTGTGCCGGCATGCAGGAGGTGTTCAAGAGGGTGGATGGCAAGGCCGCCGTAGCTGCGCAGCCTAACTCCGAGGAGGAGAGGACCAAGGCCCTGCATGTGTGCCTGCAGGGCCGTCCCGGGAAAATTAGAGGCCCTGTACGATACTAAGAAATGAGGCCTATTAgcctagaaaaaaaaactaaatataCGATATTATAAAGCATGCAGTATGTTGCAATAAAATATATATCAAGATTCAAGAATGATACCTATATTACATAATCTTTACTTGAATAACATCATTCTTTTAGTGTTCTTTGAAATGAAGTCTTCAATAATATGCTCATAATTAATCTTCTCCAACAGTTCCCCTTCAAGTGCTATTATAGCCAAATCATTAAGTCTTTCTTGTGTCATTGTAGAACGCAAATAAGTCTTCAATAGCTTTAACTTAGAAAAGCTTCGCTCTGCTGATGCAACAGTCACAGGAATAGTCAACAAAACTCTATATGCAATAGTTGCATTAGGAAAACAACCATGCTCCTTTAAAAACCGCAAAATTTCAACAGGCCCCATTCTTTCTTCTGGAATGAAGTCTTGTAGAAACTTCAGCTCCATATATAGTTCTTTGGCATCAATATCAGATTTTTCATCCTTTTTAAGGACAGCCTCAAGATTATCACAAGAAGACTTCAAGCTTTGGTTATCCAACGACCGCAATGTTTCCGAAGTAAATAAGAAACCAAAATTTTTTTGGTATTCTTTGTAATGCTCAAATCTTGTTTCCAGAGAGACAATAGCTTGATCAATAAGAGTGTTAAAATACTCTATTCTAAATAACTCCTCTGGAGACATTGTGGCAATATTTGTGTCTTCTGGGTTCTCATCGTGATGCCTCTTTCttgtaatttttctttttttagtgaATGTAGTACCAATATCCATCTCAAGTGCAATTTCTTTGGCCGACTCCAAAGCTTGTAAGAAACCAGTTTCCCTATAGCCctcgaagaaagaaataagccctTTCACTTTCTTGATAGCAACATCAATAAGCATATCCTTTTCTTGCATTTGTTTGCTTACCAAATTAGCAGCATACAGTACCTTATACCAAATAGCAACTGCCACTATAAAGTCATATTGTCCAAGTTCATTATTTGCCAAACCTTTAGCCTCACTACTCTTTGCTGGATCGTTATCAATATCAGATACCTAAATTAAAAGAAGGAAAACATTTTTAATATATGAGATAACCAACAAAAGTACATTATTAAATCAGTACCAATATGAAAATGTTGGATACCTGAAGTAGAGCCTCCCGAATGTCTGCACACTGAAACCTGATAGCTTTAACACTATCAATGCGACTCTCCCATCGTGTAGCTGAAACTGACTTGAGAGTCAGTCCAGTTATGttttcttttagtatctgccatTTTTTTGTAGAGTTAGCAAATGCTGTGTAGATACGTTGGATGATTCCAAAAAAATCTTTAGCTCTGCCACAAGTCTTAGTAGCCATATCACAAAGTGTTAAATTAAGGCTATGACAACCACAAGCTGAATAAAAAGCTCTAGGATTTACATCCAAAAGCTTCCTTTGTACACCTTGATGTTTTCCTTTCATATTTGAACCATTATCATAGCCTTGTCCTCTCACATTatctatgtcaagatcaagaatcttTAGCTCATTCTCTAGCACATCAAAAAGTGCTTGTCCAGTCGTGTCATTTACATCTAAGAATCCTAGAAAGGATTCTTCAACATGACCTGATGTTGAGTCCACATATCTTATAATTAAAGACATTTGTTCTTGGTGACTTACATCAGGGGTACAATCAAGTATGACAGAGAAATACTTTGCACTCTTTATCTTCTTAATAATTTCAGACTTAATAGCAGAAGCAAGTAAGTGTATCAACTCATTCTGAATCCTAGGACCAAGATAATGAACGTGAGTTTCATCATTTGTAATCCGGCGGACATGCTCTTGAATAACTGGATCAAATTCAGCCAACATCTCTACTAAGCCCAAAAAATTCCCATTGCTATCATCATATAGTTTGCTGTTACTTCCACGAAATGCAAGATTATGCTTGGCAAGAAATTTTACTATGCCAACAATTCTAAATAAAACCTTCCTCCAATGGTCCTTTTCTTTCTCAAGTTGTCGTTGAGCAGCTTTGTCAATAGTTTGATCAGTTTGCAATCTGTTACGCAACTCATACCAAGCTGTCATGCTCAAAACATGATCTGCACTTGTCTCGTGCTCTTTGAGTCTCTGCCCAAGATGTATCCAGTCATTATAACCCTCATTTGCCAACTGACCTTTTCGATGACCTTTTGTAAATAATTTACAGCTGAAGCAAAAAACTCTATCAAGTTCCTTAGAATAAACAAGCCAATCCCTGTCACAGCTTTCTCCATTTGACAGAATTCTATCATAGAATAGTGAAGAAAATCTTCTAGATAACATGTCCTTAGGACCCTTCTGAATTGATAGGTCTCTTTTAGGGCCCTTTTGTGCTAAAATGTCAACTTGTCTACTATCAAGTGAATCCCAGTATCTTGGATCAAATATATCAGGCTGAAAAGAATCACTAGCATTTGAAGAAGGATTCAAGTCTTCACTGTCTATCTGAGTATTTGTGTTGTCAGCTTCCTCAACTTCAACATTATTTTCTAGAGGATCTATAGGATCATTATCAATATTATTGTCAATCGCCTGCCCCTCCTCAAGCAGGGCCCCTGCCTCAAGTGTTGGATTATCAGACGACACTTGTGACTGTTTTGTAACAAATCTATCCATAGCTCCTTGCTGAGATTGGACTAATTCCTCTATTCTTTGTTTCTTCTTACGCTTTTGAAAACCTGATTCAAATTTTCTAGAACGATTTGTAGAAGACATGGCTTCAATCTTTGAATGCTATTCCAGTAGGTGTCTAGatcaaaagataaaaaaaaacaaaatttagagaTCGATCAACTACTTATTATTGTTCGCGGCTACCAGTGAATGAATTGAAAAATAAATATGAATGATTTATATTACCTTCAGGGCCTTAGCGCCTCGCTCTCGCTGTTGCGGTTGCAGCTAGATCGTCACGGCTCACGCCCTGTCACTCACGAAACGCTGCCGGCGGCCGGTACGGCGTCAGGCGATGGCGGCGACACGAGACGAGACGTCGAGAGGTAGTACGTGAGACCTAAGATTTGCGATCTGATTCAGTTGGGGAATTGGGATCGGCAACATTGCCAACTGAACAGCGGCCGGGCAACAAGCCATTGTTTATTGGGCTTTGGTCAATTGTTGTACACGTCGCTTTGCTAATGGGCCAAAGGCCAAAGCTACTGCTGTACGTTCTTATTTACCAAGCAATACATATATACGTAATTACGTATATatactctatatatatttggaggCCCCTGAAAAGTGGAGGCTCTGTACCGTCGCACACGTTGCACGTGCCAAGGGACGGCCCTGGtgcctgtgtgtgtgtgtgtctctgCTCCCCCCCATATATCCTAGCTGCCTTTATGTAGCTTGTGTACTGCTGCAGCTGGGCCAACTCTGAatgcgttcttcttcttcttttgttgtTGTTATTAAACTCTGAATGCTTTGTGATAGCAGCTGCAACACCACTATCTTTCACAGAGTTAAATTTTTTGTGTCATTTCCAGGCGCTGCTCTCCTGTCCAACATCCTCAATTCACACTGAAAAAACTCCAAAAGACATGCTTAAAGTGCAAAACATGTTTCCTCTTCCAATCGACGACAAACTACTCCCAGTATGCATTCTTTCACTGTCTCCTTTTCCTTATGGCCTTTCTCAGTCCGTGTATATGTATAGCTATGGTTGAAATCTTGTTCCTTTTTGTCTATATATGTATTATATAAGAATCTAAGATGTAGTTACAGTTCTGCCAATATTTATGAAATCTTCATTCTGGTATACTATGCAATCACATCACCAACATTTAATGTTCAGGGCGTTTATCTCTGTGGGTACAATTCTGAAGACTCATATGGGGCAACATCGTACCTGGTAATTCATCCACAAGGAAACATACTGATTGACAGGTAATAGATGGGTCTCCAGCCAGTAGCTAGGAATCCAAATCAAATAGTTTCCCAATGTAAGGTTGATGCTACTATATCCATCAGTAAAAGTAATTTCATAATAATATATAACTCTTTCTATTTGAAATAATACGTTTTTGTACAAATTGGTAATCAAAGGTTCACCTTGTATACCATGCCATTGCCTAAAAGACCGCTGTGATGATCTGAGTAGACtataaagaaaagaagaaagttgCACAAGTCTTTTATTAGACTAAAAAAGGGCTATGTTCCTGGCAGAGTTCACCTTGGGCACAAAGTTTTATGCTTTTAATTTCCCTTGATGATTATGTACTTCAGAAGCAGAATTCTGTGATACAGTCATACAGATGCTTTAATATatatcttttatttttcttttagccCAAGGTATACTCCAAAGCTGGCCAACAATATTGAAAAGCTTGGTGGAGCGCGCTACATGTTTTTGACCCACATGTATGCTTGGACCTCAACCATACACAATTGTGTTCTTTCTTCGTGTAGTTGTCATCTTCTATTGGAAACTCAAGGGATCTCACTAATTACCACTGTATAGTGATGATGTGGCGGATCACAGGAAGTGGACTGAGCAGCTAAAATGTAAAAGAATAATTCATTCAGGAGATGTAAGAACTGCATCTCTCGCTATATCCTTCTATTTGACATGATAGAATAGCAAAATTCCTGATAAATTTTAATTGCAAACCCCATGTACGTTATTCGTATCCATTTTGGGACTCTGCTCTCATATATATTGATTAGCAAGGCCTCATCCTGAAGAGTGACAAAAGCACACGCTGCCTACGTATTATGCTTCTACTTCAATACATCTGCTTCTACTTTAATTAATACATGATAAGCATTGCTGTTTGGGCACTATTAAAGCATTCGATATTCATATATCTTATTGAAGAACTGATTAGTGGTCTAGATAATCcatagtgcttcaaatggaggAAATTTCCAAAAGAAATAAAGTTACAACATTGGAATAGTTAGCAAGCATTCATCGCATTGATAATGTAGGTTCCATTTATTCCTGCCTCCCAGTGAACTCTGCTCTTTCAAACATGTCCACCGCAGTAACCATTCTGATGCAGGTGGAGGAGACTACTGCAGATGTTGAGTGGAAACTTGAAGGAAATGGGCCATGGAACATAGGAACAGATTTTGAACTTATCCATACGCCAGGCCATACCCCAGTAGGAAATTCAACTTAATAGACTTGAATCTAAACGCAATCAGTAACAATCCATTTTTAGCGACACAGATTTAGCACCTTGCTCATTACCTCCATTGCATCTAGTTTGATAATCAAGTCAAACATTTTTCTAGGGTTCGGTCTGCTTGTATTGCAAACCGCTAAAGGTGCTGTTCACTGGAGACCATGTTGCAAACTCAGAAGAATCAGACGACCTGAATCTCTTTCTGATGTACAGCAAGCAGTCAGGTAGAAGTGTTGATCCCTTCCTGCTAGTTTTCATATCTAACCAGTGATACCGATGAATGTGTTATACCATTAGCTTGGAAATCTGATTATTAATATTATGTCTGTGTGTTGTACAACAAACTTGCAGTGAGCCTTCAGCTGGAAAGCATCAGGAAACTAGTGGAGGTAGAGTTCGAGTGGCTTTTACCTGGTACGCACTCCTCCAAATATATCCCTGAGATGGAATATAAGTCAGCAAATTTCAATTGGATTTGTAACCCATTTCTACTTCATAATACTTTTATCTATTCTATGTTGTTTatccatttgtttttttattaaattgTGTACTGGAATTGACTTGTTCACAGGGCATGGCTATCGAATCAAGTACAAAGATGTGCAGGCCAAGAATGCAGCCATGGAGTCCCTCCTAGCAAACTACACAAGCTAGGAGCCTAGCAACATCTTACTTCAGTCAGTAATCAAATAAGGATTCCAGGAGGCTGAATGTTGATGCCATGTTTCCAGATAATAGTGTGCATGATGCTCATTTCTTGAATGTGCATTTGTTACCGGAGAGGCAGAAAATGCAATGCTTTCGTATGCTTATAAATTATAATACAGTTGCAGACTGTACCTTCTGCGGCACACCAAGCAAATGAATCAAGCATACGTGACTCCGGCCACTGAATGTTTTTCTTAGCTTTTTCCAGAAATTTAAGATGATATATTCAACAAATACAGCACAATGAAAGCCCCCTACTTCACATCACTTCAGCAGTACAGCTAGGGAAAAAAAGGAACAAATTGCAGTCAAAACGTGCAATGAGGACTTAATTTCTGCGTATGTAAATATGTATTCTTGATGATACCAGTGAACAAAACTGCTCTCTCCCGGAAGTTACAGGCTTACAGCTCCAACTCAGAATCCAAAGAAAAAAGAATGCCGCTTCAACCTCAATGGTAAAGAGAAAAAAGGCCTCAAAAAGCATAAGCCCCCAAACTCTCAATGTTCACTCTGTACTTCTGTAGTGTTACATAAGGTACAAAACTGAACAACATTGGTACAAAACTGCACACCATTGCCCACATAAATCCTCTAAGAAATCAATGCTTCCAAGTATTCGTCGACGTATGCAAGGCATGGCC is from Miscanthus floridulus cultivar M001 chromosome 7, ASM1932011v1, whole genome shotgun sequence and encodes:
- the LOC136464913 gene encoding uncharacterized protein, with the translated sequence MALMSLGAAVYSFFSTPTARPRPRRCILPFRAAASPAALDRRRRPQNVAGDFFVDHRCIDCQTCRWMAPEVFKRVDGKAAVAAQPNSEEERTKALHALLSCPTSSIHTEKTPKDMLKVQNMFPLPIDDKLLPGVYLCGYNSEDSYGATSYLVIHPQGNILIDSPRYTPKLANNIEKLGGARYMFLTHIDDVADHRKWTEQLKCKRIIHSGDVEETTADVEWKLEGNGPWNIGTDFELIHTPGHTPGSVCLYCKPLKVLFTGDHVANSEESDDLNLFLMYSKQSVSLQLESIRKLVEVEFEWLLPGHGYRIKYKDVQAKNAAMESLLANYTS